One window of the Anguilla rostrata isolate EN2019 chromosome 13, ASM1855537v3, whole genome shotgun sequence genome contains the following:
- the helz2a gene encoding 3'-5' exoribonuclease HELZ2 isoform X1: MMEQSIEHSLLCEILWTHELRVACNLCCRKQTEITYRPIFNNHQCSGDILLARQKGSTEIWKHISKRPEFPSPQTYAVCWHFVDGQGCTKHNHRCSFARSAEEAAVWNFQKRSNLELHQLKHLIGQMQFPNHRTQVRSLSAVEKIQLQFPGAFFELCKLCFRSRPPVASLRGLCRNGHPWSPLMVFYQELERGHVEWSEIRPLPSSRFSNYLYCLYALREEPCQHGLERCNFAHNAVEMAVWTAERQEGLRRLELIWQPPNVSQQVATSPPRQRLYCKPCKREFSSEDRFMNHCASLDHERMIQEDVVTEWKYRPPPVNVNLVLQLCTSPYTCVYGDNCIQAHSVEELQEWRMRDRTARRKAKAADEQGLLSYQERLLREYRNSLNEVLIMSEKVPGVTVSCDKDLTVLGRDLLPLKWTFKIQSERPLVEVALLKQDPGATFTLGEITPEDPCTYSKGQMFCCPDMSYDIPVSCKPLHPGLYEQWVVFDFDTRPVLLQKLEVRVGEQSSICPVRMKEDVRPPGQSLERWHQGNRVIVPCLNKREAEGNLLQQYKPPQINLLFNPRSEANIPITVHNYRERMHHFLYKEELAQEEVVSRLSLKVTISLFAKLTVGESEKKAPRGALFAAVPVPYLLTPDTPEGFILKREVKSALVAPPSEAHQCQNVYEAIILPEVNKDRMYLQLSKSCCTKLNLKTNTTCEMEVQFQLNRQQFCEMHKAVDLLPDVEWVLPDLKKSSVPVHTGEYPSLNSKQQAAISFIIGDPDSMKTVAPLLIYGPFGTGKTFTLATAVKELVQQPGTKVLICTHTNSSADLYVKDYFHQYVLSGCTRATPLRIKTQRMHVRVTDQVTLKYCNLSPDKQSFEFPNMTTLSKFKIVITTTVTARLFHNMNLPAGYFTHILIDEASQMLECEALMPLTLVGQGTRVVLAGDHMQMGPKLFSVDEDQRSNHTLLNRLFHRYQAEEDQSVASKSRIIFNENYRSTKDIVEFVSTHFYVGKSDAIKACGNVPPHPQYHPLRFYHIHGECHLDTSTMSWYNHEEVACVVDVVHKLIKEWPPQWGNQEQKMICVLSEGMQVFQIREELWKLRLGAVTVENSQNVQGKQFRAIVMSTIHTRESLKTYDIACLEFFNDPRVMNTVMTRAQSQVIVVGDAAALCSFGKCSRIWKSYIGQCIKTNSAEPQHLTEDFIESEVRETKRFTKKEDDEDDSSDTESSTPETSDIDDPILKELLDEGSDVRVTVTSEGLMSIFHTDNSSETTEFYSQKEEAHQDFSAPDLHQLLMTNPNDYKLCELVMKRYDSGYARPLDQPTLHITINGRKNVGHSFPGDQVVVEIDKQSSPPSGKVKGVLKRGGSSLFVCTIDQHDPQVMVPINNCVSKIYTPFWKDKPDHIAIRNIENDRLRPERFVKINEETKRNKLFVVKVLKWRERFRNPLGITVDVLPQVTTLEGGLEVLDIEYQLRRALNSSVQEELKNYKGFTLNGKGRKDYRKYITFTIDPVNSEDMDDAISVRDLGQHYEVGVHIADIASFVKKDSPMDKYAQQQGTTFYRPEKEPAHMFPKDLSTEFFSLLPGCDRRAISLMVEVDKKTYRILRREFSLSVICSDRKMSYEDAEKIIKKKCKGSESCDSLEGCLVVAFNFSEVHRKNRMQEDSCYKSPDEDVHISEGRSHKMIEELMIMFNHAVSEHLITTEATKSLTPVRCQDEPDPEKMRQLKDKFSSLIPLSIHLSYQFNHLDGNQEFIRSASDQRAISMGKTVTEHRDYDVIPASDTFYVLKSLIEEIESAAQSKDIYKMAVLITTDDIHPQLLPVVTELRNLFQKANILRSNSVTHSKIGHCDLQLESYTWASSPIRRYIDIILQRLLHSVLENANIKYTVKEIDRFCVDFSQKYTKQTEYEKKAQSLRLASQLRQQSTGKVAFITNVASTGTSFNLSFPLNRTSMPHTLSIMYSHLQLTDQPEYDKESNCMTLKWMRRVYSFTNGKIRTELKKPQSDLLIAPVLRDAWKDILSALRMEKWKTVRESIQKIRSSITQDGQEQPNDSNEEWQTVSRNTDRVAKTEPEHYVKLSLKLKVGEIIQVQLGTDSLRGLLVPVVQLVNVHPKFEICLEHIKNPTMCFSKYAVRASKKQYIDYMEYQKIWKPLCEMESASNAVAENDSIVLEDVKVTWKGKSKNTYLNGFFQLPLEKKKQWSIECDLLNCFLCFRLRDLKQMSTDTPEGTQPPSELVDTKSFTWVAHGMTTKVTDEETSKQLSYVQIHFSLNQLSMENIPDIGRNTNLTVELIPKLLPDARKETAIVNLTKANQLVKSIALGKTPRSRSGAAGYGLKRWNSEIINQSLGLPSLNPSQKKAINEALDSPFTLIQGPPDIFLFFVNISNHNNWRSFPSGTGKTVVGVQVVFLFVMRNKQVLTSSKKTDNNGEKKKDGCILYCGPSNKSVDVVAEHLVKLKEELKPLRVYSEQMEMLEFPYPGSHLKLSRKALREEKPNLELRSITLHHLIRAHGNPLAKQIQAFDARIQKGEELTDEEIESYKKLLNHARQLELVKHDVILCTCTAASNPNITKMLNLQQIIIDECAMATEPEAFIPLVSHNPNQIVLLGDHKQLQPIVHCDLGKRLGMRKSLFERYMEKAVMLDTQYRMHESICEFPSMEFYGGHLKTGVTRVPSALLTKSRQPTPIVFGHLEGKEISLLVSTEKGNENSKANTEEAEQSVRVAWLLISHAQVAPSSIAILTPYNAQVAKINEILSERRIQDVSVSTIMKSQGSEWRYVILSTVRSRPVSEIDNEPTKAWLTRHLGFVMDPNQVNVGLTRAQEGLCIIGNKNLLRCSALWKRLLRHYQEKNCVMDCAKDIQVQKPGAKTFKRFSKSRS, from the exons CCAGCTCCAGTTCCCGGGCGCGTTTTTCGAGCTCTGCAAACTCTGCTTCCGCAGTCGCCCTCCGGTAGCAAGCCTCAGGGGACTTTGCAGAAATGGGCATCCGTGGAGCCCTTTAATGGTTTTTTACCAAGAACTCGAGCGTGGACATGTGGAATGGAGCGAAATTCGACCTTTGCCCTCTTCAAGATTTTCCAATTACCTGTACTGTTTGTATGCGCTGAGAGAGGAGCCGTGCCAGCATGGGCTCGAGCGGTGCAATTTCGCCCACAACGCGGTAGAGATGGCGGTGTGGACGGCAGAGAGGCAAGAAGGCCTGAGGCGCCTCGAGCTGATCTGGCAGCCGCCGAACGTCTCGCAGCAGGTCGCAACTTCCCCGCCGCGGCAGAGACTCTACTGTAAACCCTGCAAGCGGGAATTCTCCTCGGAAGACAGGTTCATGAACCACTGCGCCTCCCTCGATCATGAGAGGATGATCCAGGAGGACGTGGTCACCGAGTGGAAATACCGCCCCCCGCCTGTGAACGTCAACCTGGTCTTACAGCTGTGCACAAG CCCTTATACCTGTGTGTATGGAGACAACTGTATCCAGGCTCACTCGGTGGAAGAACTGCAGGAGTGGCGGATGAGGGACAGGACCGCGAGAAGGAAAGCTAAGGCAGCAGATGAGCAGGGCTTGCTGTCGTACCAGGAACGCTTGCTGAGGGAGTACAGGAACAGCCTCAACGAGGTTCTCATT ATGTCTGAGAAGGTACCTGGTGTCACTGTCAGCTGTGACAAGGATTTGACTGTTCTTGGCCGAGACCTCTTGCCTCTTAAATGGACTTTCAAAATACAGTCAGAG AGGCCCCTTGTGGAAGTTGCATTGCTGAAACAAGATCCTGGCGCAACATTCACTCTGGGTGAAATTACCCCTGAAGATCCTTGCACCTACTCAAAAGGACAAATGTTCTGCTGTCCTGACATGTCCTATGACATTCCCGTGTCATGCAAACCCTTACACCCAGGCCTTTATGAGCAGTGGGTGGTGTTTGACTTTGACACGAGGCCAGTACTGCTGCAGAAGCTTGAGGTGAGGGTGGGTGAGCAGAGCTCCATCTGTCCTGTGAGGATGAAGGAGGACGTCAGGCCTCCAGGTCAGAGTTTGGAGCGCTGGCACCAGGGAAACAGAGTCATTGTTCCCTGTCTGAACAAGAGAGAGGCTGAGGGAAACCTTCTGCAGCAGTACAAGCCTCCTCAGATAAACCTGTTGTTTAACCCGAGATCTGAAGCCAACATTCCCATCACGGTTCATaactacagagagagaatgcaccACTTCCTGTACAAAGAAGAACTGGCTCAAGAAGAGGTGGTGTCCAG GCTGAGTCTCAAAGTGACCATCTCCTTGTTTGCCAAACTCACTGTCGGCGAGTCTGAGAAGAAAGCTCCACGTGGAGCCCTATTTGCTGCTGTTCCAGTGCCTTACCTGCTGACTCCTGACACACCAGAGGGCTTTATCCTAAAGAGGGAAGTCAAGTCAGCTCTAGTTGCGCCTCCATCTGAGGCACACCAGTGTCAGAATGTGTATGAGGCAATCATCCTTCCAGAGGTCAATAAGGACAGAATGTACCTGCAGCTCTCAAAAAGTTGCTGCACCAAGCTTAATCTAAAGACTAACACCACCTGTGAGATGGAGGTCCAGTTTCAGCTGAACCGCCAACAATTCTGTGAGATGCACAAGGCTGTAGACCTTCTACCAGATGTAGAGTGGGTTTTGCCAGACCTGAAGAAGAGCTCTGTCCCAGTGCACACGGGAGAATACCCCAGTCTCAATTCAAAGCAGCAAGCAGCTATATCTTTCATCATTGGAGATCCAGATAGCATGAAGACTGTGGCGCCGCTCCTAATCTATGGACCCTTTGGAACAGGGAAGACCTTCACCCTGGCCACTGCAGTAAAAGAGCTGGTACAACAACCTGGAACCAAAGTTTTGATCTGTACCCATACTAACAG CTCTGCAGATTTATATGTCAAGGATTACTTCCATCAGTATGTACTTTCTGGATGTACTAGAGCAACACCTCTCAGAATAAAGACACAGAGGATGCATGTGAGGGTCACTGATCAGGTCACATTAAAGTACTGCAATTTGTCTCCTGATAAACAATCTTTTGAGTTTCCGAACATGACCACTCTGAGCAAGTTCAAAATTGTCATAACAACAACAGTCACGGCTAGGCTCTTCCACAACATGAATCTCCCAGCTGGTTACTTCACCCACATTCTGATTGACGAGGCCTCGCAGATGCTAGAGTGTGAAGCTCTGATGCCCCTCACTCTGGTAGGGCAAGGAACACGAGTGGTTTTGGCTGGAGATCACATGCAGATGGGTCCGAAGCTCTTCTCAGTGGACGAGGACCAGCGCTCCAACCACACCCTGCTCAATCGCCTCTTCCATCGCTACCAAGCCGAAGAGGACCAGAGCGTGGCTTCAAAAAGCAGAATCATCTTCAACGAAAACTACCGCTCCACTAAAGACATAGTGGAGTTTGTGTCTACTCACTTCTATGTAGGCAAGAGTGATGCCATCAAGGCCTGCGGAAATGTGCCCCCTCACCCTCAGTACCATCCTCTGAGATTCTATCACATTCATGGAGAGTGCCATTTGGACACATCAACTATGTCCTGGTACAATCATGAGGAGGTTGCTTGTGTTGTAGATGTTGTACACAAACTGATTAAAGAATGGCCACCTCAGTGGGGGAATCAGGAACAGAAGATGATATGTGTTCTCTCTGAAGGAATGCAG GTTTTCCAAATCAGGGAGGAGTTATGGAAGCTAAGATTAGGAGCAGTAACTGTGGAGAATTCACAAAATGTGCAAG gcaaacagtTTAGAGCTATAGTGATGTCTACTATTCATACTCGAGAAAGCCTGAAGACTTATGACATTGCTTGCCTGGAGTTCTTCAACGATCCACGGGTGATGAACACAGTCATGACCAGAGCACAGTCCCAGGTCATCGTGGTGGGAGATGCTGCAGCTCTCTGCTCCTTTGGAAAGTGCTCAAGGATCTGGAAGAGCTACATAGGGCAGTGCATCAAAACGAACAGCGCTGAACCGCAGCACCTCACAGAGGACTTCATAGAGAGTGAAGTGAGAGAAACTAAAAGATTCACCAAAAAAGAAGATGACGAGGATGACAGCAGTGATACTGAATCATCCACACCAGAGACATCTGACATAGATGACCCTATACTGAAGGAGCTCCTGGATGAGGGCAGCGATGTCCGAGTGACAGTTACCTCAGAAGGGCTCATGAGCATTTTCCATACGGATAACTCAAGTGAGACAACTGAATTCTACAGCCAGAAAGAAGAGGCACATCAAGATTTCTCTGCTCCTGATTTGCATCAATTGTTGATGACTAACCCTAATGACTACAAACTTTGTGAACTTGTTATGAAGAGGTATGACTCAGGATATGCCAGACCGCTAGACCAGCCTACACTGCATATCACCATCAATGGTAGAAAGAATGTGGGCCACTCTTTTCCTGGAGATCAGGTTGTTGTTGAGATAGACAAACAGAGCAGCCCTCCAAGTGGAAAAGTGAAAGGTGTGCTAAAGAGGGGGGGTTCATCTTTGTTTGTCTGTACCATTGATCAACATGATCCTCAGGTGATGGTTCCAATCAACAATTGTGTTTCCAAAATATACACGCCATTTTGGAAGGACAAACCTGACCACATCGCAATACGGAACATTGAAAATGATCGCTTGAGACCAGAAAGGTTTGTGAAGATAAACGAGGAAACAAAGAGGAATAAGCTTTTTGTTGTCAAAGTCctgaagtggagagagaggttCAGAAACCCTCTGGGAATTACTGTAGACGTTCTGCCACAGGTGACAACATTAGAGGGTGGACTGGAAGTGTTAGACATAGAATATCAACTGAGAAGGGCTCTTAATTCATCCGTCCAAGAAGAGCTGAAAAACTACAAGGGCTTTACCCTCAACGGAAAAGGTAGAAAGGATTACCGTAAATACATCACCTTTACCATTGATCCAGTGAATTCAGAAGACATGGATGATGCAATCAGTGTGAGAGATTTAGGCCAACATTATGAAGTTGGAGTTCACATTGCAGACATTGCAAGCTTTGTGAAAAAGGACAGTCCCATGGACAAATATGCTCAGCAACAAGGGACCACATTCTATCGCCCTGAGAAAGAACCTGCACATATGTTCCCAAAGGACCTCAGTACTGAATTTTTCAGCCTGCTACCTGGATGTGATCGACGGGCTATTTCTTTGATGGTGGAAGTTGACAAGAAAACATACCGCATCCTGAGACGCGAGTTTTCCCTCTCTGTAATATGTTCAGACAGAAAGATGTCTTATGAAGATGCAGAGAAAATAATCAAGAAGAAATGCAAAGGTAGTGAAAGCTGTGACAGTTTAGAGGGCTGCCTTGTTGTAGCATTTAACTTCTCTGAGGTTCACAGGAAAAACAGGATGCAGGAGGACAGTTGCTATAAGAGTCCGGACGAGGATGTGCACATAAGTGAAGGAAGGTCCCATAAAATGATAGAAGAACTCATGATTATGTTCAATCATGCTGTGTCTGAACATCTGATCACTACTGAGGCAACAAAGAGCTTAACTCCTGTCAGATGTCAAGATGAGCCTGATCCAGAGAAGATGCGCCAATTGAAAGACAAGTTCAGCTCCCTAATACCATTGTCAATTCACCTTTCCTACCAGTTTAACCACCTTGACGGAAACCAGGAATTCATAAGATCTGCGAGTGATCAAAGGGCAATAAGCATGGGCAAAAcagtcacagaacacagagactaTGATGTCATTCCTGCCTCTGACACCTTCTACGTGCTTAAATCTTTGATAGAGGAAATTGAATCGGCAGCCCAAAGCAAAGATATTTACAAAATGGCAGTCCTTATCACAACCGATGATATTCATCCCCAGTTGCTACCAGTTGTGACTGAATTAAGGAATCTTTTCCAAAAGGCAAACATTCTACGCTCAAATTCAGTGACTCACTCCAAAATCGGACACTGTGATCTGCAGCTAGAGTCATACACCTGGGCCTCCTCCCCCATACGCCGCTACATTGACATAATCTTACAAAGATTACTGCACTCAGTCCTTGAAAACGCAAACATCAAATATACTGTTAAAGAAATCGACAGATTCTGTGTGGACTTCTCACAAAAGTATACAAAGCAAACTGAGtatgaaaaaaaagcacagtctCTAAGGCTGGCATCGCAACTGAGGCAGCAGAGCACAGGAAAGGTGGCATTCATCACTAATGTGGCCTCAACTGGGACAAGTTTCAACTTGTCTTTTCCTTTAAACAGGACCTCAAtgccacacacactctccattATGTACAGCCACTTGCAGTTGACAGACCAACCAGAGTATGATAAAGAAAGCAACTGCATGACTCTGAAATGGATGCGACGGGTGTATTCTttcacaaatggaaaaatacgCACCGAGCTGAAGAAACCCCAATCTGATCTTCTCATCGCACCAGTACTAAGAGACGCATGGAAAGATATTCTGTCGGCTCTCAGAATGGAGAAGTGGAAGACTGTACGTGAGTCCATTCAGAAAATCCGCTCAAGCATCACTCAGGACGGTCAAGAACAGCCCAATGATTCAAACGAGGAATGGCAAACTGTGTCCAGAAATACAGACAGGGTGGCTAAAACTGAGCCAGAGCACTATGTCAAGCTGTCGCTGAAACTTAAAGTTGGGGAGATAATCCAGGTACAGCTAGGCACAGACTCTCTGCGGGGACTGTTAGTCCCTGTGGTGCAGTTAGTGAATGTTCATCCAAAATTTGAGATCTGCTTGGAACACATAAAGAACCCTACCATGTGTTTTTCCAAGTATGCAGTCCGTGCATCAAAGAAACAGTACATAGACTACATGGAGTACCAGAAAATTTGGAAACCCCTTTGTGAAATGGAATCAGCTTCAAATGCTGTGGCCGAAAATGACAGCATTGTCCTGGAAGATGTGAAAGTCACATGGAAGGGTAAATCTAAGAACACATATCTAAATGGTTTCTTTCAGTTGCCACTGGAGAAGAAGAAACAATGGTCCATTGAGTGTGATCTTCTGAACTGTTTCTTGTGCTTTCGATTGAGGGACCTAAAACAGATGAGCACTGATACACCTGAGGGCACCCAGCCTCCCTCAGAACTTGTGGACACCAAATCTTTCACATGGGTAGCCCATGGCATGACCACAAAAGTCACAGATGAGGAAACATCAAAGCAACTCTCCTATGTACAGATACATTTCAGCCTCAACCAGCTATCTATGGAAAACATTCCAGACATCGGAAGGAACACAAACCTCACTGTGGAACTGATCCCAAAACTACTGCCTGATGC ACGCAAAGAGACTGCCATTGTCAACCTTACTAAAGCCAATCAACTTGTGAAGAGCATTGCCCTTGGAAAGACACCAAGATCTAGAA GTGGTGCAGCAGGTTATGGACTAAAAAGGTGGAATTCTGAGATCATAAATCAGTCCTTGGGTTTACCATCTCTGAATCCCAGTCAAAAGAAAGCCATAAATGAGGCACTGGACAGCCCTTTCACTCTAATTCAAGGACCACCAG ATatatttctgttctttgttAACATAAGCAACCATAACAACTGGAGATCATTTCCCTCAGGAACTGGGAAAACCGTAGTTGGAGTTCAggtcgtttttttgtttgtaatgcGGAACAAACAAGTCTTAACCTcgtcaaagaaaacagacaacaatggagagaaaaagaaggatGGATGCATTCTTTATTGTGGGCCATCAAACAAATCTGTGGATGTTGTGGCTG AACATCTCGTGAAACTGAAGGAGGAGCTGAAACCACTACGGGTCTACAGCGAACAGATGGAGATGCTGGAGTTTCCTTACCCAGGCAGCCACCTGAAGCTCTCTCGCAAGGCTTTGCGTGAGGAGAAGCCTAACCTAGAACTCAG ATCCATCACACTGCATCATCTGATACGGGCACATGGTAACCCACTGGCCAAACAAATTCAAGCTTTTGATGCAAGGATTCAAAAAGGAGAGGAACTCACTGATGAAGAAATTGAAAG ctacAAAAAACTCCTGAATCATGCTCGACAGCTGGAGCTGGTGAAACATGATGTCATTCTGTGCACCTGCACTGCAGCTTCAAATCCAAATATAACCAAGATGCTGAATTTGCAGCAGATTATCATTGATGAGTgtgccatggcaacagagccAGAGGCCTTCATACCGCTTGTCAGCCACAATCCTAACcag ATTGTTTTACTTGGTGACCACAAGCAATTGCAGCCCATTGTACACTGTGATCTTGGTAAGAGATTGGGCATGAGGAAGTCATTGTTTGAGCGCTACATGGAGAAAGCTGTGATGCTCGATACACAATACAGAATG CATGAGTCCATTTGCGAGTTTCCCTCCATGGAGTTCTACGGAGGGCACTTAAAAACGGGGGTGACGCGTGTGCCCAGTGCCCTGCTGACTAAGTCCAGACAGCCGACGCCCATTGTTTTTGGCCACTTGGAAGGGAAGGAGATCAGCCTGCTGGTCTCCACAGAGAAAGGGAATGAAAACTCAAAGGCAAACACGGAGGAAGCTGAACAATCG GTCCGCGTTGCTTGGCTTCTGATCTCTCATGCCCAAGTAGCTCCGAGTAGCATAGCCATTCTGACGCCGTACAATGCCCAGGTTGCCAAGATAAACGAAATTCTGTCTGAGAGGCGCATTCAGGATGTCAGCGTGAGCACCATCATGAAAAGTCAAG GAAGTGAGTGGCGCTATGTCATCCTCTCCACCGTGCGTTCCCGTCCTGTTTCGGAGATTGACAATGAACCAACCAAAGCGTGGCTGACGCGCCACTTGGGCTTCGTCATGGATCCCAACCAAGTCAACGTGGGCCTCACCAGAGCGCAGGAGGGACTCTGCATCATAG GGAACAAGAATTTGCTGCGCTGCAGTGCTCTCTGGAAGAGATTGCTGAGGCATTACCAGGAAAAGAACTGTGTGATGGACTGCGCAAAAGATATTCAAGTTCAAAAGCCTGGTGCAAAAACGTTCAAACGTTTCTCCAAATCCAGATCTTAG